Proteins from one Mycobacterium sp. EPa45 genomic window:
- a CDS encoding adenylate/guanylate cyclase domain-containing protein — translation MRPGRGPGAWWHNTNHNPGLIALVRRARRLLPGDPDFGDPLSAAGDGGARAAARAADRLLRDREAATREVSLATLQVWQALTERVAGRPANPEVTLVFTDLVGFSSWSLQAGDDATLRLLRRVAQVVEPPLLDAGGHIVKRMGDGIMAVFADPATAVRATMAARDAIRTVEVDGYTPRMRAGIHTGRPQRIGSDWLGVDVNIAARVMDRAPRGGLVVSGETLESIGPEELDALGVTAKRVRRQVFAPRASGVPTDLVMYRLKTRRDLPVEDDGEDLEAQA, via the coding sequence ATGCGGCCCGGGCGTGGGCCCGGGGCGTGGTGGCACAACACCAACCACAATCCCGGACTCATCGCCCTGGTTCGCCGGGCCCGGCGCCTGCTGCCCGGCGATCCGGACTTCGGCGATCCGCTGTCCGCGGCCGGCGACGGCGGTGCCCGTGCCGCCGCGCGGGCCGCCGACCGTCTGCTGCGCGACCGAGAGGCCGCCACCCGCGAAGTGAGTTTGGCCACACTTCAGGTCTGGCAAGCGCTCACCGAACGTGTCGCCGGGCGGCCGGCCAACCCGGAAGTCACTCTGGTCTTCACCGACCTGGTCGGGTTCTCCAGTTGGTCGCTGCAGGCCGGTGACGACGCCACGCTGCGGCTGCTGCGTCGCGTCGCCCAGGTCGTCGAGCCACCCCTGCTCGACGCCGGCGGTCACATCGTCAAGCGCATGGGCGACGGCATCATGGCCGTGTTCGCCGACCCCGCGACCGCGGTGCGAGCCACTATGGCCGCCCGCGACGCAATCCGAACAGTCGAGGTAGACGGCTATACGCCCCGGATGCGCGCTGGTATCCACACCGGCCGCCCGCAACGCATCGGCTCGGACTGGCTCGGTGTCGACGTCAACATCGCCGCCCGGGTGATGGACCGCGCGCCCCGCGGCGGCCTCGTCGTTTCGGGGGAAACGCTGGAGTCCATCGGCCCCGAGGAACTCGACGCGCTCGGGGTCACGGCCAAGCGGGTGCGGCGTCAGGTGTTTGCCCCGCGCGCCAGCGGCGTGCCGACCGATCTGGTGATGTACCGCCTCAAAACCCGCAGGGACCTGCCAGTCGAGGACGATGGAGAGGATCTCGAAGCCCAGGCATAG
- a CDS encoding oxygenase MpaB family protein, translating to MRSTTTTRTAEPLGPDSLTWKYFGDLRTGMLGVWIGSLQNMYPQLGAGVEEHSILHREPLQRVARSVYPIMGVVYDGERARQTGEQIKGFHREIKGVDTAGRRYHALDPETFYWAHATFFMLILKVAEYFCGGLTEAEKRQLFDEHVQWYAMYGMSMKPVPETWEDFCEYWDRVCRDELEINRATREIFDIRIPKPKFVLMPTPVWDQLFKPMVGAQRWIAAGLFDPAVREKAGMRWTPGDEVVLRLFGKAVELAFWAVPDEIRLHPRALSAYRRASGQIPADAPLVEAPGFMAPPKDRRGLPMHYVPRTKSLVARAGSLVHTTFSLAGLRPARGRSAAA from the coding sequence ATGAGGTCAACGACGACCACACGCACCGCCGAGCCGCTCGGGCCGGACTCTCTGACCTGGAAGTACTTCGGCGATCTGCGCACCGGGATGCTCGGGGTATGGATCGGCTCGCTGCAGAACATGTACCCGCAGCTGGGCGCCGGGGTGGAAGAGCATTCGATTCTGCACCGGGAGCCGCTTCAGCGGGTCGCGCGATCGGTGTACCCGATCATGGGCGTGGTGTATGACGGCGAGCGCGCCCGTCAGACGGGCGAACAGATCAAGGGATTCCACCGCGAGATCAAGGGCGTCGACACCGCGGGCCGGCGCTACCACGCACTCGACCCCGAAACGTTCTACTGGGCGCACGCCACATTTTTCATGTTGATCCTCAAGGTCGCCGAATACTTCTGCGGCGGGCTGACCGAAGCCGAGAAGCGCCAGCTGTTCGACGAACACGTGCAGTGGTACGCGATGTACGGAATGAGCATGAAGCCCGTCCCGGAGACCTGGGAAGACTTCTGTGAATACTGGGATCGGGTGTGCCGCGACGAATTGGAGATCAACCGGGCCACGCGCGAGATCTTCGATATCCGGATTCCGAAGCCGAAGTTCGTCTTGATGCCAACGCCGGTGTGGGACCAGCTCTTCAAGCCGATGGTGGGCGCACAGCGCTGGATCGCCGCCGGCCTGTTCGACCCGGCGGTCCGGGAGAAGGCCGGGATGAGGTGGACGCCCGGCGACGAGGTGGTGCTGCGGTTGTTCGGCAAGGCCGTCGAACTCGCGTTCTGGGCGGTACCCGACGAGATCCGGCTGCACCCGCGGGCGTTGTCGGCGTATCGACGGGCGTCGGGACAGATTCCGGCCGACGCGCCGCTGGTCGAGGCGCCCGGTTTCATGGCACCCCCTAAAGACCGCCGTGGGCTGCCCATGCACTATGTCCCTCGAACCAAGAGCCTCGTCGCGCGTGCGGGGTCGCTGGTCCACACGACGTTCTCACTTGCCGGTTTGCGGCCCGCCCGAGGACGTTCCGCCGCCGCCTGA
- a CDS encoding rhomboid-like protein: MVLSLLTRLVRVRVTLGYTAVLAVVAAVLLALGPHVRDQVILHASTNLHNLAHGRLGTLIGSAFVIENGPIYVWLPGLFAILGLAELLWRSRWMALAFVVGHVGATMLVAAGLVAALAAGLASWSIVNVTDVGMSYGAVGVLGALTAAIPRQWRAAWTGWWLAVAVGSAVSTWGDFTNVGHGVALVLGMVVGTRFGHPAHWTTARYALLAVAAAFGYLIMANTGLSILTTSTLGVLGALTAAYLARRRSVRRTSTCVTARVAAT; this comes from the coding sequence ATGGTTCTCTCACTGCTGACGCGGCTGGTCCGCGTTCGGGTCACTCTGGGTTACACCGCCGTACTCGCGGTGGTGGCGGCCGTGCTGCTGGCACTCGGCCCCCATGTACGTGACCAGGTGATCCTGCACGCGAGTACCAATCTGCACAATCTCGCACACGGGCGGCTCGGCACGCTGATCGGCAGCGCATTCGTCATCGAGAACGGGCCGATCTATGTGTGGCTGCCCGGCCTCTTCGCGATTCTCGGCCTGGCCGAATTGCTGTGGCGCAGCCGGTGGATGGCGCTGGCGTTCGTCGTCGGTCACGTCGGCGCCACAATGCTGGTCGCCGCGGGGCTGGTCGCCGCGCTGGCGGCCGGCTTGGCGTCATGGTCGATCGTCAATGTCACCGATGTCGGCATGAGTTACGGAGCGGTCGGTGTCCTGGGCGCGCTCACCGCGGCGATCCCACGCCAGTGGCGCGCAGCCTGGACCGGCTGGTGGCTGGCGGTCGCGGTCGGGTCGGCGGTCAGTACGTGGGGCGACTTCACCAACGTCGGCCATGGTGTCGCACTGGTGCTCGGCATGGTGGTCGGCACCCGATTCGGCCATCCCGCGCACTGGACCACCGCGCGGTACGCGCTGCTCGCCGTCGCGGCGGCGTTCGGCTACCTGATCATGGCCAACACCGGACTGTCGATCCTGACGACATCGACGCTCGGTGTGCTGGGCGCGCTGACAGCCGCCTACCTCGCGCGCCGGCGCTCGGTGCGCAGGACTTCGACCTGCGTAACGGCGCGGGTGGCCGCCACCTAA